Proteins encoded together in one Diceros bicornis minor isolate mBicDic1 chromosome 18, mDicBic1.mat.cur, whole genome shotgun sequence window:
- the SREBF1 gene encoding sterol regulatory element-binding protein 1 isoform X6: MDEPPFSEAALEQALAEPCELDAALLTDIEDMLQLINNQDSDFPGLFDPPYAGGRGGGTDPASPDVSSPGSVSPPPATMSSPLEGFLGGPKVTPPPLSPAPPAPTPLKMDPSMPAFSPGPGIKEEPVPLTVLQPATPPRLPAGLLPRSFPAPAPPQFSSAPVLSYPSPSGGFSTGTPPGSTPQPLPGLPLASLPGVVPVSLQTQVQSAAPQQLLTATATPTVVPGTTTVTSQIQQVLLQPHFIKADSLLLTTMKTDLGATVKAAGLSSLAPGTAVQTGPLQTLVSGGTILATVPLVVDPDKLPINRLAACGKAPGLAQSRGEKRTAHNAIEKRYRSSINDKIVELKDLVVGTEAKLNKSAVLRKAIDYIRFLQQSNQKLKQENLSLRTAAHKSKSLKDLVSACGSGGNTDTPGEGMKPEVVDTLSPPPSDAGSPSQSSPLSLGSRSSGGSGSDSEPDSPGFEDGQVKPEQLPSPHSRAMLDRSRLALCALVFLCLSCNPLASLLGSWGLPGTSDATSINHGPGRNMLGTEGRDGPGWAPWLLPPLIWLTNGLLVLASLALLFVYGEPVTRPHSGPAVRFWRHRKQADLDLARGDFAQATQQLWLALRALGRPLPTSHLDLACSLLWNFIRHLLQRLWVGRWLAGRAGGLQGDCALQADARASAREAALVYHRLHQLHTMGKYPGGHLTAANLALSALNLVECAGDTVSVATLAEIYVAAALRVKTSLPRALHFLTRFFLSSARQACLAQSGSVPPAMQWLCHPVGHRFFVDGDWAVCSAPRESLYSLTGNPVDPLAQVTQLFREHLLERALNCVAQPSPSPGSADGDREFSDALGYLQLLNSCSDAAGAPACSFSISSSMAATTGIDPVAKWWASLTAVVTHWLRQDEEAAARLYPLVEHLPRALQESERPLPRAALHSFKAARALLGRGKADSGPASLALCEKASGYLQDSLAATPAGNSIDKAMQLLLCDLLLVARTSLWRRQQPPAPAQASQGPGSGAQASALELHGFQRDLSGLRRLAQSFRPAMRRVFLHEATARLMAGASPTRTHQLLDRSLRRRAGPCGKGGAAAELEPRPTRREHAEALLLASCYLPPGFLSAPGQRVGMLAEAARTLEKLGDRRLLHDCQQMLLRLGGGTTVTSS; this comes from the exons ACATGCTTCAGCTCATCAACAACCAGGACAGCGACTTCCCAGGCCTGTTTGACCCCCCCTATGCcgggggcagaggaggaggcacAGACCCTGCCAGTCCCGATGTCAGCTCCCCGGGCAGCGTGTCCCCACCTCCTGCCACGATGAGCTCCCCACTTGAAGGCTTCCTGGGGGGGCCCAAGGTGACGCCCCCACCCTTGTCCCCTGCCCCGCCTGCACCCACCCCATTGAAGATGGACCCATCTATGCCTGCCTTCTCCCCCGGGCCTGGTATCAAGGAGGAGCCAGTGCCGCTGACTGTCCTGCAGCCCGCCACTCCGCCGCGCCTGCCAGCGGGCCTCCTGCCCCGGAGCTTTCCAGCCCCGGCCCCACCACAGTTCAGCTCTGCCCCTGTGCTGAGCTATCCCAGCCCCTCTGGAGGCTTCTCCACAG GGACCCCTCCAGGGAGCACCCCACAGCCGCTGCCTGGCCTGCCGCTGGCTTCCCTGCCAGGGGTCGTGCCCGTCTCCTTGCAAACCCAGGTCCAGAGTGCGGCTCCCCAGCAGCTGTTGACGGCCACAGCCACCCCCACGGTGGTCCCTGGAACAACCACTGTGACCTCGCAGATCCAGCAG GTCCTGCTGCAGCCCCACTTCATCAAGGCAGACTCCCTGCTCCTCACCACCATGAAAACCGACTTGGGGGCCACCGTGAAGGCGGCGGGTCTCAGCTCACTGGCCCCTGGCACAGCCGTGCAGACAGGGCCCTTGCAG ACCCTGGTGAGTGGTGGAACCATCCTGGCGACAGTGCCGCTAGTAGTGGACCCTGACAAGCTGCCCATCAACCGGCTGGCGGCCTGTGGCAAGGCCCCTGGCTTGGCCCAGAGCCGTGGTGAGAAGCGCACAGCCCACAATGCCATCGAGAAGCGCTACCGCTCCTCCATCAATGACAAGATCGTTGAGCTCAAGGACCTGGTGGTGGGCACCGAGGCGAAG CTGAATAAATCTGCTGTCTTGCGCAAGGCCATCGACTACATCCGCTTCCTACAACAGAGCAACCAGAAACTCAAGCAGGAGAACTTGAGTCTGCGCACTGCTGCCCACAAAAGCA AATCCCTGAAGGACCTGGTGTCAGCCTGTGGCAGTGGAGGAAACACGGACACACCCGGGGAGGGCATGAAGCCCGAGGTGGTGGACACGCTGAGCCCGCCACCCTCAGATGCCGGCTCGCCCTCCCAGAGCAGCCCCTTGTCTCTTGGCAGCAGGAGCAGTGGCGGCAGCGGCAGCGACTCGGAGCCCGACAGCCCAGGCTTTGAGGATGGCCAG GTGAAGCCAGAGCAGCTGCCGTCCCCCCACAGCCGGGCCATGCTGGACCGCTCCCGCCTGGCCCTCTGCGCACTcgtctttctctgcctctcctgtAACCCCTTGGCCTCTCTGCTGGGCAGCTGGGGTCTCCCCGGCACCTCCGATGCCACCAGCATCAACCATGGTCCTGGGCGCAACATGTTGGGCACTGAGGGCAGAG ATGGCCCTGGCTGGGCCCCGTGGCTGCTGCCCCCCCTGATCTGGCTGACAAACGGGCTGCTGGTGTTAGCCTCCTTAGCGCTGCTCTTCGTCTACGGAGAACCTGTCACGCGGCCCCACTCAGGCCCCGCCGTGCGCTTCTGGAGGCATCGCAAGCAGGCCGACCTGGACCTGGCCCGG GGGGACTTTGCCCAGGCCACCCAGCAGCTGTGGCTGGCCCTGCGggcgctgggccggcccctgcccacctcccacctgGACCTGGCCTGTAGCCTGCTCTGGAACTTCATCCGCCACCTGCTGCAGCGTCTCTGGGTGGGCCGCTGGCTGGCGGGCCGGGCAGGGGGCCTACAAGGGGACTGCGCTCTGCAGGCAGACGCCCGCGCCAGTGCCCGGGAGGCAGCCCTGGTCTACCACAGGCTGCACCAGCTGCACACCATGG GGAAGTACCCCGGCGGGCACCTCACTGCCGCCAACCTGGCGCTGAGTGCCCTGAACCTGGTGGAGTGCGCGGGGGACACCGTGTCCGTGGCCACGCTGGCTGAGATCTATGTGGCCGCCGCTCTGAGGGTCAAGACCAGTCTCCCGCGGGCCTTACATTTTCTGACA CGCTTCTTCCTGAGCAGTGCCCGCCAGgcctgcctggcacagagcgGCTCAGTGCCTCCTGCCATGCAGTGGCTCTGCCACCCTGTGGGCCACCGTTTCTTCGTGGATGGGGACTGGGCCGTGTGCAGTGCCCCGCGGGAGAGCCTGTACAGCTTGACCGGGAACCCAG TGGACCCCCTGGCCCAGGTGACACAGTTATTCCGCGAACATCTCTTGGAGCGAGCGCTGAATTGtgtggcccagcccagccccagccctggatCAGCTGATGGGGACAG GGAATTCTCAGACGCCCTCGGGTATCTGCAGCTGCTGAACAGCTGTTCTGATGCTGCCGGGGCTCCAGCCTGCAGCTTCTCCATCAGCTCCAGCATGGCCGCCACCACTG GCATAGACCCGGTGGCCAAATGGTGGGCCTCGCTGACGGCCGTGGTGACCCACTGGCTGCGGCAGGATGAGGAGGCGGCCGCGCGCCTGTACCCACTGGTGGAGCACCTGCCCCGTGCCCTGCAGGAGTCTGA GAGACCCCTGCCCAGGGCAGCTCTGCACTCCTTCAAGGCTGCCAGGGCCCTGCTGGGCCGTGGGAAGGCAGACTCTGGCCCGGCCAGCCTGGCCCTCTGTGAGAAGGCCAGTGGGTACCTGCAGGACAGCCTGGCTGCCACACCAGCAGGCAACTCCATTGACAAG GCTATGCAGCTGCTCCTCTGTGACCTGCTCCTTGTGGCACGCACTAGCCTGTGGCGCCGGCAGCAGCCGCCTGCACCAGCCCAGGCCTCGCAGGGCCCGGGCAGTGGGGCCCAGGCCTCTGCCCTCGAGCTGCATGGTTTCCAACGGGACCTGAGTGGCCTGAGGCGTCTGGCGCAGAGCTTCCGGCCTGCCATGCGGAGG GTGTTCCTCCATGAAGCCACTGCCCGGCTGatggcaggggccagccccacgcggACACACCAGCTCCTGGACCGCAGTCTGAGGAGGAGGGCAGGCCCCTGCGGCAAAGGAG GCGCGGCGGCGGAGCTGGAGCCCCGGCCCACGCGGCGCGAGCACGCCGAGGCCCTGCTGCTGGCGTCCTGCTACCTGCCGCCCGGCTTCCTGTCGGCGCCCGGGCAGCGCGTGGGCATGCTGGCCGAGGCGGCGCGCACGCTCGAGAAGCTCGGCGACCGCCGGCTGCTGCACGACTGCCAGCAGATGCTCCTGCGCCTGGGCGGCGGGACCACCGTCACCTCCAGCTAG
- the SREBF1 gene encoding sterol regulatory element-binding protein 1 isoform X5 — MDEPPFSEAALEQALAEPCELDAALLTDIEDMLQLINNQDSDFPGLFDPPYAGGRGGGTDPASPDVSSPGSVSPPPATMSSPLEGFLGGPKVTPPPLSPAPPAPTPLKMDPSMPAFSPGPGIKEEPVPLTVLQPATPPRLPAGLLPRSFPAPAPPQFSSAPVLSYPSPSGGFSTGTPPGSTPQPLPGLPLASLPGVVPVSLQTQVQSAAPQQLLTATATPTVVPGTTTVTSQIQQVPVLLQPHFIKADSLLLTTMKTDLGATVKAAGLSSLAPGTAVQTGPLQTLVSGGTILATVPLVVDPDKLPINRLAACGKAPGLAQSRGEKRTAHNAIEKRYRSSINDKIVELKDLVVGTEAKLNKSAVLRKAIDYIRFLQQSNQKLKQENLSLRTAAHKSKSLKDLVSACGSGGNTDTPGEGMKPEVVDTLSPPPSDAGSPSQSSPLSLGSRSSGGSGSDSEPDSPGFEDGQVKPEQLPSPHSRAMLDRSRLALCALVFLCLSCNPLASLLGSWGLPGTSDATSINHGPGRNMLGTEGRDGPGWAPWLLPPLIWLTNGLLVLASLALLFVYGEPVTRPHSGPAVRFWRHRKQADLDLARGDFAQATQQLWLALRALGRPLPTSHLDLACSLLWNFIRHLLQRLWVGRWLAGRAGGLQGDCALQADARASAREAALVYHRLHQLHTMGKYPGGHLTAANLALSALNLVECAGDTVSVATLAEIYVAAALRVKTSLPRALHFLTRFFLSSARQACLAQSGSVPPAMQWLCHPVGHRFFVDGDWAVCSAPRESLYSLTGNPVDPLAQVTQLFREHLLERALNCVAQPSPSPGSADGDREFSDALGYLQLLNSCSDAAGAPACSFSISSSMAATTGIDPVAKWWASLTAVVTHWLRQDEEAAARLYPLVEHLPRALQESERPLPRAALHSFKAARALLGRGKADSGPASLALCEKASGYLQDSLAATPAGNSIDKAMQLLLCDLLLVARTSLWRRQQPPAPAQASQGPGSGAQASALELHGFQRDLSGLRRLAQSFRPAMRRVFLHEATARLMAGASPTRTHQLLDRSLRRRAGPCGKGGAAAELEPRPTRREHAEALLLASCYLPPGFLSAPGQRVGMLAEAARTLEKLGDRRLLHDCQQMLLRLGGGTTVTSS, encoded by the exons ACATGCTTCAGCTCATCAACAACCAGGACAGCGACTTCCCAGGCCTGTTTGACCCCCCCTATGCcgggggcagaggaggaggcacAGACCCTGCCAGTCCCGATGTCAGCTCCCCGGGCAGCGTGTCCCCACCTCCTGCCACGATGAGCTCCCCACTTGAAGGCTTCCTGGGGGGGCCCAAGGTGACGCCCCCACCCTTGTCCCCTGCCCCGCCTGCACCCACCCCATTGAAGATGGACCCATCTATGCCTGCCTTCTCCCCCGGGCCTGGTATCAAGGAGGAGCCAGTGCCGCTGACTGTCCTGCAGCCCGCCACTCCGCCGCGCCTGCCAGCGGGCCTCCTGCCCCGGAGCTTTCCAGCCCCGGCCCCACCACAGTTCAGCTCTGCCCCTGTGCTGAGCTATCCCAGCCCCTCTGGAGGCTTCTCCACAG GGACCCCTCCAGGGAGCACCCCACAGCCGCTGCCTGGCCTGCCGCTGGCTTCCCTGCCAGGGGTCGTGCCCGTCTCCTTGCAAACCCAGGTCCAGAGTGCGGCTCCCCAGCAGCTGTTGACGGCCACAGCCACCCCCACGGTGGTCCCTGGAACAACCACTGTGACCTCGCAGATCCAGCAGGTCCCG GTCCTGCTGCAGCCCCACTTCATCAAGGCAGACTCCCTGCTCCTCACCACCATGAAAACCGACTTGGGGGCCACCGTGAAGGCGGCGGGTCTCAGCTCACTGGCCCCTGGCACAGCCGTGCAGACAGGGCCCTTGCAG ACCCTGGTGAGTGGTGGAACCATCCTGGCGACAGTGCCGCTAGTAGTGGACCCTGACAAGCTGCCCATCAACCGGCTGGCGGCCTGTGGCAAGGCCCCTGGCTTGGCCCAGAGCCGTGGTGAGAAGCGCACAGCCCACAATGCCATCGAGAAGCGCTACCGCTCCTCCATCAATGACAAGATCGTTGAGCTCAAGGACCTGGTGGTGGGCACCGAGGCGAAG CTGAATAAATCTGCTGTCTTGCGCAAGGCCATCGACTACATCCGCTTCCTACAACAGAGCAACCAGAAACTCAAGCAGGAGAACTTGAGTCTGCGCACTGCTGCCCACAAAAGCA AATCCCTGAAGGACCTGGTGTCAGCCTGTGGCAGTGGAGGAAACACGGACACACCCGGGGAGGGCATGAAGCCCGAGGTGGTGGACACGCTGAGCCCGCCACCCTCAGATGCCGGCTCGCCCTCCCAGAGCAGCCCCTTGTCTCTTGGCAGCAGGAGCAGTGGCGGCAGCGGCAGCGACTCGGAGCCCGACAGCCCAGGCTTTGAGGATGGCCAG GTGAAGCCAGAGCAGCTGCCGTCCCCCCACAGCCGGGCCATGCTGGACCGCTCCCGCCTGGCCCTCTGCGCACTcgtctttctctgcctctcctgtAACCCCTTGGCCTCTCTGCTGGGCAGCTGGGGTCTCCCCGGCACCTCCGATGCCACCAGCATCAACCATGGTCCTGGGCGCAACATGTTGGGCACTGAGGGCAGAG ATGGCCCTGGCTGGGCCCCGTGGCTGCTGCCCCCCCTGATCTGGCTGACAAACGGGCTGCTGGTGTTAGCCTCCTTAGCGCTGCTCTTCGTCTACGGAGAACCTGTCACGCGGCCCCACTCAGGCCCCGCCGTGCGCTTCTGGAGGCATCGCAAGCAGGCCGACCTGGACCTGGCCCGG GGGGACTTTGCCCAGGCCACCCAGCAGCTGTGGCTGGCCCTGCGggcgctgggccggcccctgcccacctcccacctgGACCTGGCCTGTAGCCTGCTCTGGAACTTCATCCGCCACCTGCTGCAGCGTCTCTGGGTGGGCCGCTGGCTGGCGGGCCGGGCAGGGGGCCTACAAGGGGACTGCGCTCTGCAGGCAGACGCCCGCGCCAGTGCCCGGGAGGCAGCCCTGGTCTACCACAGGCTGCACCAGCTGCACACCATGG GGAAGTACCCCGGCGGGCACCTCACTGCCGCCAACCTGGCGCTGAGTGCCCTGAACCTGGTGGAGTGCGCGGGGGACACCGTGTCCGTGGCCACGCTGGCTGAGATCTATGTGGCCGCCGCTCTGAGGGTCAAGACCAGTCTCCCGCGGGCCTTACATTTTCTGACA CGCTTCTTCCTGAGCAGTGCCCGCCAGgcctgcctggcacagagcgGCTCAGTGCCTCCTGCCATGCAGTGGCTCTGCCACCCTGTGGGCCACCGTTTCTTCGTGGATGGGGACTGGGCCGTGTGCAGTGCCCCGCGGGAGAGCCTGTACAGCTTGACCGGGAACCCAG TGGACCCCCTGGCCCAGGTGACACAGTTATTCCGCGAACATCTCTTGGAGCGAGCGCTGAATTGtgtggcccagcccagccccagccctggatCAGCTGATGGGGACAG GGAATTCTCAGACGCCCTCGGGTATCTGCAGCTGCTGAACAGCTGTTCTGATGCTGCCGGGGCTCCAGCCTGCAGCTTCTCCATCAGCTCCAGCATGGCCGCCACCACTG GCATAGACCCGGTGGCCAAATGGTGGGCCTCGCTGACGGCCGTGGTGACCCACTGGCTGCGGCAGGATGAGGAGGCGGCCGCGCGCCTGTACCCACTGGTGGAGCACCTGCCCCGTGCCCTGCAGGAGTCTGA GAGACCCCTGCCCAGGGCAGCTCTGCACTCCTTCAAGGCTGCCAGGGCCCTGCTGGGCCGTGGGAAGGCAGACTCTGGCCCGGCCAGCCTGGCCCTCTGTGAGAAGGCCAGTGGGTACCTGCAGGACAGCCTGGCTGCCACACCAGCAGGCAACTCCATTGACAAG GCTATGCAGCTGCTCCTCTGTGACCTGCTCCTTGTGGCACGCACTAGCCTGTGGCGCCGGCAGCAGCCGCCTGCACCAGCCCAGGCCTCGCAGGGCCCGGGCAGTGGGGCCCAGGCCTCTGCCCTCGAGCTGCATGGTTTCCAACGGGACCTGAGTGGCCTGAGGCGTCTGGCGCAGAGCTTCCGGCCTGCCATGCGGAGG GTGTTCCTCCATGAAGCCACTGCCCGGCTGatggcaggggccagccccacgcggACACACCAGCTCCTGGACCGCAGTCTGAGGAGGAGGGCAGGCCCCTGCGGCAAAGGAG GCGCGGCGGCGGAGCTGGAGCCCCGGCCCACGCGGCGCGAGCACGCCGAGGCCCTGCTGCTGGCGTCCTGCTACCTGCCGCCCGGCTTCCTGTCGGCGCCCGGGCAGCGCGTGGGCATGCTGGCCGAGGCGGCGCGCACGCTCGAGAAGCTCGGCGACCGCCGGCTGCTGCACGACTGCCAGCAGATGCTCCTGCGCCTGGGCGGCGGGACCACCGTCACCTCCAGCTAG
- the SREBF1 gene encoding sterol regulatory element-binding protein 1 isoform X3, with product MDEPPFSEAALEQALAEPCELDAALLTDIEDMLQLINNQDSDFPGLFDPPYAGGRGGGTDPASPDVSSPGSVSPPPATMSSPLEGFLGGPKVTPPPLSPAPPAPTPLKMDPSMPAFSPGPGIKEEPVPLTVLQPATPPRLPAGLLPRSFPAPAPPQFSSAPVLSYPSPSGGFSTGTPPGSTPQPLPGLPLASLPGVVPVSLQTQVQSAAPQQLLTATATPTVVPGTTTVTSQIQQVPVLLQPHFIKADSLLLTTMKTDLGATVKAAGLSSLAPGTAVQTGPLQTLVSGGTILATVPLVVDPDKLPINRLAACGKAPGLAQSRGEKRTAHNAIEKRYRSSINDKIVELKDLVVGTEAKLNKSAVLRKAIDYIRFLQQSNQKLKQENLSLRTAAHKSKSLKDLVSACGSGGNTDTPGEGMKPEVVDTLSPPPSDAGSPSQSSPLSLGSRSSGGSGSDSEPDSPGFEDGQVKPEQLPSPHSRAMLDRSRLALCALVFLCLSCNPLASLLGSWGLPGTSDATSINHGPGRNMLGTEGRGRTDGPGWAPWLLPPLIWLTNGLLVLASLALLFVYGEPVTRPHSGPAVRFWRHRKQADLDLARGDFAQATQQLWLALRALGRPLPTSHLDLACSLLWNFIRHLLQRLWVGRWLAGRAGGLQGDCALQADARASAREAALVYHRLHQLHTMGKYPGGHLTAANLALSALNLVECAGDTVSVATLAEIYVAAALRVKTSLPRALHFLTRFFLSSARQACLAQSGSVPPAMQWLCHPVGHRFFVDGDWAVCSAPRESLYSLTGNPVDPLAQVTQLFREHLLERALNCVAQPSPSPGSADGDREFSDALGYLQLLNSCSDAAGAPACSFSISSSMAATTGIDPVAKWWASLTAVVTHWLRQDEEAAARLYPLVEHLPRALQESERPLPRAALHSFKAARALLGRGKADSGPASLALCEKASGYLQDSLAATPAGNSIDKAMQLLLCDLLLVARTSLWRRQQPPAPAQASQGPGSGAQASALELHGFQRDLSGLRRLAQSFRPAMRRVFLHEATARLMAGASPTRTHQLLDRSLRRRAGPCGKGGAAAELEPRPTRREHAEALLLASCYLPPGFLSAPGQRVGMLAEAARTLEKLGDRRLLHDCQQMLLRLGGGTTVTSS from the exons ACATGCTTCAGCTCATCAACAACCAGGACAGCGACTTCCCAGGCCTGTTTGACCCCCCCTATGCcgggggcagaggaggaggcacAGACCCTGCCAGTCCCGATGTCAGCTCCCCGGGCAGCGTGTCCCCACCTCCTGCCACGATGAGCTCCCCACTTGAAGGCTTCCTGGGGGGGCCCAAGGTGACGCCCCCACCCTTGTCCCCTGCCCCGCCTGCACCCACCCCATTGAAGATGGACCCATCTATGCCTGCCTTCTCCCCCGGGCCTGGTATCAAGGAGGAGCCAGTGCCGCTGACTGTCCTGCAGCCCGCCACTCCGCCGCGCCTGCCAGCGGGCCTCCTGCCCCGGAGCTTTCCAGCCCCGGCCCCACCACAGTTCAGCTCTGCCCCTGTGCTGAGCTATCCCAGCCCCTCTGGAGGCTTCTCCACAG GGACCCCTCCAGGGAGCACCCCACAGCCGCTGCCTGGCCTGCCGCTGGCTTCCCTGCCAGGGGTCGTGCCCGTCTCCTTGCAAACCCAGGTCCAGAGTGCGGCTCCCCAGCAGCTGTTGACGGCCACAGCCACCCCCACGGTGGTCCCTGGAACAACCACTGTGACCTCGCAGATCCAGCAGGTCCCG GTCCTGCTGCAGCCCCACTTCATCAAGGCAGACTCCCTGCTCCTCACCACCATGAAAACCGACTTGGGGGCCACCGTGAAGGCGGCGGGTCTCAGCTCACTGGCCCCTGGCACAGCCGTGCAGACAGGGCCCTTGCAG ACCCTGGTGAGTGGTGGAACCATCCTGGCGACAGTGCCGCTAGTAGTGGACCCTGACAAGCTGCCCATCAACCGGCTGGCGGCCTGTGGCAAGGCCCCTGGCTTGGCCCAGAGCCGTGGTGAGAAGCGCACAGCCCACAATGCCATCGAGAAGCGCTACCGCTCCTCCATCAATGACAAGATCGTTGAGCTCAAGGACCTGGTGGTGGGCACCGAGGCGAAG CTGAATAAATCTGCTGTCTTGCGCAAGGCCATCGACTACATCCGCTTCCTACAACAGAGCAACCAGAAACTCAAGCAGGAGAACTTGAGTCTGCGCACTGCTGCCCACAAAAGCA AATCCCTGAAGGACCTGGTGTCAGCCTGTGGCAGTGGAGGAAACACGGACACACCCGGGGAGGGCATGAAGCCCGAGGTGGTGGACACGCTGAGCCCGCCACCCTCAGATGCCGGCTCGCCCTCCCAGAGCAGCCCCTTGTCTCTTGGCAGCAGGAGCAGTGGCGGCAGCGGCAGCGACTCGGAGCCCGACAGCCCAGGCTTTGAGGATGGCCAG GTGAAGCCAGAGCAGCTGCCGTCCCCCCACAGCCGGGCCATGCTGGACCGCTCCCGCCTGGCCCTCTGCGCACTcgtctttctctgcctctcctgtAACCCCTTGGCCTCTCTGCTGGGCAGCTGGGGTCTCCCCGGCACCTCCGATGCCACCAGCATCAACCATGGTCCTGGGCGCAACATGTTGGGCACTGAGGGCAGAGGTAGGACAG ATGGCCCTGGCTGGGCCCCGTGGCTGCTGCCCCCCCTGATCTGGCTGACAAACGGGCTGCTGGTGTTAGCCTCCTTAGCGCTGCTCTTCGTCTACGGAGAACCTGTCACGCGGCCCCACTCAGGCCCCGCCGTGCGCTTCTGGAGGCATCGCAAGCAGGCCGACCTGGACCTGGCCCGG GGGGACTTTGCCCAGGCCACCCAGCAGCTGTGGCTGGCCCTGCGggcgctgggccggcccctgcccacctcccacctgGACCTGGCCTGTAGCCTGCTCTGGAACTTCATCCGCCACCTGCTGCAGCGTCTCTGGGTGGGCCGCTGGCTGGCGGGCCGGGCAGGGGGCCTACAAGGGGACTGCGCTCTGCAGGCAGACGCCCGCGCCAGTGCCCGGGAGGCAGCCCTGGTCTACCACAGGCTGCACCAGCTGCACACCATGG GGAAGTACCCCGGCGGGCACCTCACTGCCGCCAACCTGGCGCTGAGTGCCCTGAACCTGGTGGAGTGCGCGGGGGACACCGTGTCCGTGGCCACGCTGGCTGAGATCTATGTGGCCGCCGCTCTGAGGGTCAAGACCAGTCTCCCGCGGGCCTTACATTTTCTGACA CGCTTCTTCCTGAGCAGTGCCCGCCAGgcctgcctggcacagagcgGCTCAGTGCCTCCTGCCATGCAGTGGCTCTGCCACCCTGTGGGCCACCGTTTCTTCGTGGATGGGGACTGGGCCGTGTGCAGTGCCCCGCGGGAGAGCCTGTACAGCTTGACCGGGAACCCAG TGGACCCCCTGGCCCAGGTGACACAGTTATTCCGCGAACATCTCTTGGAGCGAGCGCTGAATTGtgtggcccagcccagccccagccctggatCAGCTGATGGGGACAG GGAATTCTCAGACGCCCTCGGGTATCTGCAGCTGCTGAACAGCTGTTCTGATGCTGCCGGGGCTCCAGCCTGCAGCTTCTCCATCAGCTCCAGCATGGCCGCCACCACTG GCATAGACCCGGTGGCCAAATGGTGGGCCTCGCTGACGGCCGTGGTGACCCACTGGCTGCGGCAGGATGAGGAGGCGGCCGCGCGCCTGTACCCACTGGTGGAGCACCTGCCCCGTGCCCTGCAGGAGTCTGA GAGACCCCTGCCCAGGGCAGCTCTGCACTCCTTCAAGGCTGCCAGGGCCCTGCTGGGCCGTGGGAAGGCAGACTCTGGCCCGGCCAGCCTGGCCCTCTGTGAGAAGGCCAGTGGGTACCTGCAGGACAGCCTGGCTGCCACACCAGCAGGCAACTCCATTGACAAG GCTATGCAGCTGCTCCTCTGTGACCTGCTCCTTGTGGCACGCACTAGCCTGTGGCGCCGGCAGCAGCCGCCTGCACCAGCCCAGGCCTCGCAGGGCCCGGGCAGTGGGGCCCAGGCCTCTGCCCTCGAGCTGCATGGTTTCCAACGGGACCTGAGTGGCCTGAGGCGTCTGGCGCAGAGCTTCCGGCCTGCCATGCGGAGG GTGTTCCTCCATGAAGCCACTGCCCGGCTGatggcaggggccagccccacgcggACACACCAGCTCCTGGACCGCAGTCTGAGGAGGAGGGCAGGCCCCTGCGGCAAAGGAG GCGCGGCGGCGGAGCTGGAGCCCCGGCCCACGCGGCGCGAGCACGCCGAGGCCCTGCTGCTGGCGTCCTGCTACCTGCCGCCCGGCTTCCTGTCGGCGCCCGGGCAGCGCGTGGGCATGCTGGCCGAGGCGGCGCGCACGCTCGAGAAGCTCGGCGACCGCCGGCTGCTGCACGACTGCCAGCAGATGCTCCTGCGCCTGGGCGGCGGGACCACCGTCACCTCCAGCTAG